In Maridesulfovibrio sp., the genomic stretch TTTCAAGCAGATACTTACGGTTCCCCGCAATAAAAATGCCTGCCTGCTCATAAATAAAATCCCTGAGCTGGGTAAACTCCAGATCGGAAATCTTCAACTCTTTCCGTAATGATATTGTCTTTGAAAACAGAGAAGACATCTAGTCTCCCTCTCCTTGCTCTTCTTGAATTCTCAAAATGGCCTCTTCAGCGGCCTGGATGACCTCAGAATCGGAATCGGAATTGGACGCTTCCAGAAGAGCCTGAAACGCCATAGTTCCGCCAATGGCGCCTAATACTTCAATTACTTTGAGGACCACAAGCTTATTTGGAGAGTCCAGCATTGTTATAAGTTGGGGCAATGCACTTTCTTCACGATGTTCACCAAGAGCTTCCGCAGCGCGAATCTGCACCCAGTCGTCATCATCTTGAAGGGCTTGAATAATATAAGGAATGGCCTCATCGGTGTAACATCCACCAAGCAGCTCAATCACAGTCAGGCGCACATCGCGGTTTTCATCATTCAGTCTTGAAAAGACAAGCGACATACTTTCAGAACCAGAGGAACAATCATGCAGCGCCTCGAGAGCTATTTTCCTGATATCTGGAACTTCATCCTCAAGAGCGGCTCTGATCTGATCAAGGTTGCCGTTGGCATCAATTTTACCCATGGCAAACACGGCCATTAAACGGTCGATTGGTTCATCGCTATTGAAAAGTTCAACAAAACGCCGATTAACATCCTCTCCGCCAATGGCTACACAGGCATTTAGAGCAGCCTCTTTCACATCGTCATAAGAATGTGAAAGTTGGGCGAAAATTCCGTCAACGGCATCAGCATCCTTAAGCTTACCGCCAAGGAAATTAATGGCGGACTTAAGCATGGAGCCATCCTGCTCACTCTCAAGAACATTTTCGAAAAATTCTTTGGCTTCTTCACCGGCAGTAACAACGAGTGCTTCAAGAATGCCGCGTTTGATATCACGATCACCATTTCCAAAAGCGTCCATCAGGACCTGAGAAACTTCTGGACCTTCAAATCTGGATAACATCTCGATGGAAATCGCAGCCTTTTTAAAATCTCCGCTGTTAAGAGCCGCAACCATAGCGTCATTAAGGCCGACATTGTGAAGATCATTGATAATTCTAGTCAGTCGGTCGCGGTCACGGTCTGGATCAAGTTCACTGGCTAAATTAAGCACTTCTTCGGTTGCCTTTTCTCCGCCAACATAACTAAGGCCGGAAATGGCAGCATCCTGAACATCTTCATCTTCATCCTTAAGCGCGACCAGCATATATTGACGAAGCTTTTCACGCTCACTGGCAGAAAGCAGCTTAAGGGATTTCCCGCCAAGGATGCTTACAATCGCCTTTACAATCTTATTGCGCAGCGCAGTAGGGCTTTTATCCAGATGGCGCAGCAACATGGTGACGGCCTTTATATTCCCGACCTCGCCTAGCGCATCCACAATCATGGAAGCGACAAGATCGGAACTGGTGTTCAGTGCCTGTACCAGAGCGTCAACCGAACTGGAATGCTTGATCTTTGCCAGGGCTTCGATAACAGCATACTGAACCCATTCATCATCCTGCA encodes the following:
- a CDS encoding HEAT repeat domain-containing protein, yielding MTDCSKVLDELKSDDNEVVREAAFLAGELKCENAVPQLADLLKSRHLGLQEAADHALRRIGGKGAVQAVVPLLRSDDAPVRNLSMDILREVGAQDFASLVALVHDEDADIRIFATDILGSTNSFMAVEPLCDALLKDPEVNVRYQAAVSLGDLANPAAARCLNKAMQDDEWVQYAVIEALAKIKHSSSVDALVQALNTSSDLVASMIVDALGEVGNIKAVTMLLRHLDKSPTALRNKIVKAIVSILGGKSLKLLSASEREKLRQYMLVALKDEDEDVQDAAISGLSYVGGEKATEEVLNLASELDPDRDRDRLTRIINDLHNVGLNDAMVAALNSGDFKKAAISIEMLSRFEGPEVSQVLMDAFGNGDRDIKRGILEALVVTAGEEAKEFFENVLESEQDGSMLKSAINFLGGKLKDADAVDGIFAQLSHSYDDVKEAALNACVAIGGEDVNRRFVELFNSDEPIDRLMAVFAMGKIDANGNLDQIRAALEDEVPDIRKIALEALHDCSSGSESMSLVFSRLNDENRDVRLTVIELLGGCYTDEAIPYIIQALQDDDDWVQIRAAEALGEHREESALPQLITMLDSPNKLVVLKVIEVLGAIGGTMAFQALLEASNSDSDSEVIQAAEEAILRIQEEQGEGD